Proteins from one Daphnia pulicaria isolate SC F1-1A chromosome 3, SC_F0-13Bv2, whole genome shotgun sequence genomic window:
- the LOC124329119 gene encoding angiogenic factor with G patch and FHA domains 1-like — translation MDVNEEPSTSTEEVGWASGLSIADQVKAAAEEAQAQSGFEYHEETGLYYDSTTQMYYNSETGLYYNGFTGTWYQYDEAICEYVVHHQVEGFTFENAVAEHVLQSIDNYTSELSKKVEAEIKATKPEGELSEEEVDDTDSKHKKSKCEAHKLAEKLPPCARFLVVSSCIDRVQVGSLFVVPYTGGTIGRLPECEVYLDDVNVSKKHAKFGYNQDEKSFTIIDMGSRNGTFIHLERLSASKETSDEYILAHDSQVQVGSVTLLCHIHAGLETCDGCEPGLVIKEQANKESSISTSVTKEDLEKARKRELKKIRQKFGLKLHDSEETVSLKPGYQDRAEVRRQTVGIDPVGAKTEQASTLVPIAKKNKGFQMLAKMGWNEGQALGKTESADAITEPISVDMRAGREGLGADAVPSISSLHSDASRKRRADVLEKTRQRYSQAQ, via the exons atggatGTTAATGAAGAACCGTCGACGTCGACAGAAGAGGTCGGTTGGGCTTCAGGACTTTCTATTGCAGATCAAGTGAAGGCTGCTGCCGAAGAAGCTCAAGCTCAATCTGGATTTGAATACCATGAAGAGACAGGCCTCTACTATGACTCCACAACACAGATGTATTATAACTCGGAAACTGGCCTCTACTACAATGGTTTTACAGGAACTTGGTACCAATATGATGAAGCCATTTGTGAATATGTAGTGCATCACCAAGTAGAAGGGTTTACTTTTGAAAATGCTGTTGCCGAACATGTTCTACAAAGTATTGATAACTACACATCAGAATTGTCTAAAAAGGTTGAGGCTGAAATAAAGGCTACTAAGCCAGAAGGTGAGTtatcagaagaagaagtggatgACACAGAttccaaacacaaaaaaagcaaatgtgAAGCTCACAAACTTGCTGAGAAATTACCCCCCTGTGCTCGTTTTCTTGTTGTAAGTTCCTGCATTGATAGA gtGCAAGTTGGTTCCTTATTTGTTGTACCTTACACTGGTGGGACTATTGGAAGGTTACCAGAATGTGAAGTTTACTTGGATGATGTTAATGTTAGCAAGAAACATGCCAAATTTGGCTACAATCAGGATGAAAAATCGTTCACAATCATTGACATGGGAAGTAGAAACGGTACTTTCATTCATTTG GAGCGTCTGTCTGCATCTAAAGAAACGAGTGACGAATACATTTTAGCCCATGATTCGCAAGTACAAGTTGGAAGCGTCACGTTGTTATGCCACATTCATGCTGGCTTGGAAACATGCGACGGTTGTGAACCTGGTTTGGTGATCAAAGAACAGGCTAACAAAGAGAGCAGCATTTCCACGTCCGTAACCAAAGAAGACTTGGAAAAAGCTCGCAAAAGAGAGCTAAAGAAAATACGGCAGAAGTTTGGATTGAAACTTCATGATTCCGAAGAGACCGTCTCGTTAAAACCAGGTTACCAAGACAGGGCAGAAGTTCGACGTCAGACGGTCGGTATTGATCCTGTCGGCGCAAAGACGGAACAAGCTTCTACCCTCGTGCCAATagcaaagaagaataaaggttTCCAAATGCTGGCGAAAATGGGCTGGAATGAAGGTCAAGCTTTGGGTAAAACTGAATCTGCTGATGCCATCACTGAACCA ATATCAGTTGATATGAGAGCAGGAAGAGAAGGATTAGGAGCCGATGCAGTTCCTTCAATCAGTTCGTTGCATTCGGACGCGTCAAGGAAACGACGTGCGGATGTCCTAGAAAAGACACGACAGCGATACTCACAGGCACAGTAA
- the LOC124329105 gene encoding TOM1-like protein 2 isoform X1, translating into METVAAFFGGNPFATPIGQLIERATDASLSDENWALNIEICDMVNEQDDGPRDAVRAIKKRLQLNAGKNHTVVMHTLIVLETAVKNCGRRFHILVCSKDFVQELVKLIGPRNDPPTDLQEKVLTLIQSWSDAFQQYPELQGVTQVYQELKSKGIEFPMTNMDLMAPIITPQKTFSHAEGLSKSRSNSASVSQSVYQRPPPADPQHAAPVDVSTLSAITLSGPQLAKLQHELSMVEGNMSVLSEMLAEMSPGQEKPADLELLRELYSTCRNMQQRLVELVDRVANDEITAHLLKINDDLNNLFLRYERYEKNRQAVTQGTETLQKNSAPPIKPNELVNLSDHYQPSASAAAAALPTITTQLQGLGLKNQDESEFDMFAQSRNVTYESSKPSVGSPYGDPDVVDASLGTLTQQRQQEGGIFEGDDVFQGVKDEDIEEMEAWLEKEPHLAEDATLTPAMKEYIKKRSAPASGAAGEEGSTRRSNNDNLFSL; encoded by the exons ATGGAGACAGTAGCTGCTTTTTTTGGGGGCAACCCTTTCGCCACACCTATCGGACAATTAATTG AACGAGCCACTGATGCTTCGTTATCCGATGAGAATTGGGCACTCAACATTGAAATTTGTGACATGGTCAATGAGCAGGATGATGGGCCAAGAGATGCTGTTAGAGCAATCAAGAAACGTTTACAACTGAATGCTGGAAAAAACCATACAGTTGTCATGCACACTCTAATA GTTCTTGAGACTGCTGTCAAGAACTGTGGGCGTCGATTCCATATATTGGTATGCAGCAAGGATTTTGTTCAAGAATTGGTGAAATTGATTG GACCAAGAAATGATCCACCAACAGACCTTCAAGAGAAAGTCCTAACTCTAATTCAGAGTTGGTCAGATGCATTTCAACAATATCCAGAACTGCAAGGAGTAACTCAAGTCTATCAGGAACTGAAATCAAAAGGCATTGAGTTTCCAATGACTAACATGGATTTAATGGCACCAATTATAACACCACAGAag ACGTTCAGTCATGCCGAAGGTCTTTCCAAAAGTCGCAGTAATTCTGCttcagtcagtcagtcagttTATCAGCGCCCGCCTCCAGCTGATCCTCAACATGCAGCTCCTGTTGATGTTTCCACTCTATCTGCGATTACTTTGAGTGGTCCTCAGCTAGCGAAGCTCCAGCATGAGTTGAGTATGGTCGAAGGTAACATGTCCGTCCTATCGGAAATGTTGGCAGAGATGAGTCCCGGGCAAGAAAAACCCGCTGATTTGGAATTACTTCGTGAATTGTATTCTACATGTCGCAATATGCAACAGCGTTTGGTAGAGTTGGTGGATCGTGTTGCAAATGACGAAATTACAGCTcatcttttgaaaattaatgatGACCTAAACAACCTTTTTCTGAG ATACGAGCGTTACGAGAAGAATAGGCAGGCGGTAACTCAGGGTACTGAGACTCTGCAAAAAAATTCAGCTCCACCAATCAAGCCCAATGAATTGGTTAATCTTTCAGATCATTACCAACCATCTGCAAGCGCAGCGGCTGCCGCGCTTCCCACGATCACTACTCAACTTCAAGGTTTAG gtttaaaaaatcaagatgAAAGCGAATTTGATATGTTTGCCCAGTCACGCAACGTAACTTATGAATCATCAAAACCTAG TGTGGGTAGTCCTTATGGAGATCCTGATGTGGTGGATGCCAGTTTAGGCACGTTGACTCAACAACGTCAACAAGAG GGAGGTATCTTTGAAGGTGATGATGTCTTTCAG GGAGTGAAAGACGAAGATATTGAAGAAATGGAAGCCTGGCTTGAAAAGGAG CCCCACCTGGCAGAAGATGCTACACTAACCCCTGCTATGaaagaatacataaaaaaacgtTCCGCTCCAGCGTCGGGCGCTGCTGGCGAAGAAGGATCTACTCGCCGTTCTAACAACGATAATCTATTTTCACTCTAA
- the LOC124329105 gene encoding TOM1-like protein 2 isoform X2, with protein sequence METVAAFFGGNPFATPIGQLIERATDASLSDENWALNIEICDMVNEQDDGPRDAVRAIKKRLQLNAGKNHTVVMHTLIVLETAVKNCGRRFHILVCSKDFVQELVKLIGPRNDPPTDLQEKVLTLIQSWSDAFQQYPELQGVTQVYQELKSKGIEFPMTNMDLMAPIITPQKTFSHAEGLSKSRSNSASVSQSVYQRPPPADPQHAAPVDVSTLSAITLSGPQLAKLQHELSMVEGNMSVLSEMLAEMSPGQEKPADLELLRELYSTCRNMQQRLVELVDRVANDEITAHLLKINDDLNNLFLRYERYEKNRQAVTQGTETLQKNSAPPIKPNELVNLSDHYQPSASAAAAALPTITTQLQGLGLKNQDESEFDMFAQSRNVTYESSKPSVGSPYGDPDVVDASLGTLTQQRQQEGVKDEDIEEMEAWLEKEPHLAEDATLTPAMKEYIKKRSAPASGAAGEEGSTRRSNNDNLFSL encoded by the exons ATGGAGACAGTAGCTGCTTTTTTTGGGGGCAACCCTTTCGCCACACCTATCGGACAATTAATTG AACGAGCCACTGATGCTTCGTTATCCGATGAGAATTGGGCACTCAACATTGAAATTTGTGACATGGTCAATGAGCAGGATGATGGGCCAAGAGATGCTGTTAGAGCAATCAAGAAACGTTTACAACTGAATGCTGGAAAAAACCATACAGTTGTCATGCACACTCTAATA GTTCTTGAGACTGCTGTCAAGAACTGTGGGCGTCGATTCCATATATTGGTATGCAGCAAGGATTTTGTTCAAGAATTGGTGAAATTGATTG GACCAAGAAATGATCCACCAACAGACCTTCAAGAGAAAGTCCTAACTCTAATTCAGAGTTGGTCAGATGCATTTCAACAATATCCAGAACTGCAAGGAGTAACTCAAGTCTATCAGGAACTGAAATCAAAAGGCATTGAGTTTCCAATGACTAACATGGATTTAATGGCACCAATTATAACACCACAGAag ACGTTCAGTCATGCCGAAGGTCTTTCCAAAAGTCGCAGTAATTCTGCttcagtcagtcagtcagttTATCAGCGCCCGCCTCCAGCTGATCCTCAACATGCAGCTCCTGTTGATGTTTCCACTCTATCTGCGATTACTTTGAGTGGTCCTCAGCTAGCGAAGCTCCAGCATGAGTTGAGTATGGTCGAAGGTAACATGTCCGTCCTATCGGAAATGTTGGCAGAGATGAGTCCCGGGCAAGAAAAACCCGCTGATTTGGAATTACTTCGTGAATTGTATTCTACATGTCGCAATATGCAACAGCGTTTGGTAGAGTTGGTGGATCGTGTTGCAAATGACGAAATTACAGCTcatcttttgaaaattaatgatGACCTAAACAACCTTTTTCTGAG ATACGAGCGTTACGAGAAGAATAGGCAGGCGGTAACTCAGGGTACTGAGACTCTGCAAAAAAATTCAGCTCCACCAATCAAGCCCAATGAATTGGTTAATCTTTCAGATCATTACCAACCATCTGCAAGCGCAGCGGCTGCCGCGCTTCCCACGATCACTACTCAACTTCAAGGTTTAG gtttaaaaaatcaagatgAAAGCGAATTTGATATGTTTGCCCAGTCACGCAACGTAACTTATGAATCATCAAAACCTAG TGTGGGTAGTCCTTATGGAGATCCTGATGTGGTGGATGCCAGTTTAGGCACGTTGACTCAACAACGTCAACAAGAG GGAGTGAAAGACGAAGATATTGAAGAAATGGAAGCCTGGCTTGAAAAGGAG CCCCACCTGGCAGAAGATGCTACACTAACCCCTGCTATGaaagaatacataaaaaaacgtTCCGCTCCAGCGTCGGGCGCTGCTGGCGAAGAAGGATCTACTCGCCGTTCTAACAACGATAATCTATTTTCACTCTAA
- the LOC124329088 gene encoding protein disulfide-isomerase-like isoform X1 → MQRQQNFFWVAFIPGGKSPCFVSFSFRPATDFNVFLRSEQRQLSNNHSSRREIIATMKFLLLLAFAVLVRTDDIKKDQGVLVLEKDTFQSAITDNKFILVEFYAPWCGHCKALEPEYIKAAQKLRDINSDIQLGKVDATEQAELAEENKIRGYPTLKFYRDGKPSDYNGGRTADEIVNWLLKKTGPAAKAIATVDEAKEFASASDVAVLGLFKDLESDAAKQYLAAAQEVDDFRFAISADADVLKEYEVSSDAAVFLLKKVDDPKVAFDGEFTSEAIVKFVKTESLPLVIEFNHESAQKIFGGEIKNHLLIFVGKSHADAEKITQAARDVAKLFKGKVLFVTVDTDEDDHQRILEFFGMKKSELPAMRLIHLEEEMTKYKPSSEELTLDAMKDFVQDFIDGKVKPHLLSEDIPEDWDKTPVKTLVSKNFDSVVFNKDKDVLVEFYAPWCGHCKQLVPIYDELGEKYKDHESIVIAKMDSTANELEHTKIQSFPTIKLYQKGDNKVVEYNGERTLAGLSKFLETGGTYGQAAPEEDEEEEEKDVPAKDEL, encoded by the exons ATGCAACGTCAGCAGAACTTTTTTTGGGTAGCCTTTATACCGGGAGGAAAGAGTCCGTGTTTCGTCTCTTTCAGTTTTAGACCGGCGACCGATTTCAACGTGTTCTTGAG ATCAGAGCAGCGCCAATTGTCAAATAATCATTCATCTAGACGAGAGATTATTGCCACAATGAAATTCCTTTTGCTGTTAGCGTTCGCCGTCTTGGTGAGGACTGATGACATCAAAAAAGACCAAGGAGTCCTGGTTTTAGAGAAAGACACCTTCCAGTCTGCTATTACTGACAACAAGTTCATCTTGGTTGAATTCT ATGCCCCATGGTGTGGTCACTGTAAAGCATTGGAGCCGGAGTACATCAAGGCCGCCCAGAAGCTGAGAGATATCAATTCTGACATTCAGTTGGGCAAAGTTGATGCAACTGAGCAAGCCGAACTCgctgaagaaaacaaaattcgcgGTTACCCCACTCTTAAATTCTACCGCGACGGAAAGCCTTCAGACTACAATG GCGGTCGTACGGCTGATGAAATCGTCAACTGGTTGCTTAAGAAAACTGGCCCTGCTGCCAAAGCTATTGCCACCGTTGATGAGGCCAAGGAGTTTGCTTCAGCCAGCGATGTTGCCGTTCTCGGTCTCTTCAAG GATCTTGAATCTGATGCCGCCAAGCAATACCTAGCCGCTGCTCAGGAAGTCGATGATTTCCGATTTGCCATCTCTGCTGATGCTGATGTCCTTAAGGAGTACGAAGTTTCTTCCGATGCTGCTGTCTTCCTCCTCAAGAAGGTCGATGATCCCAAAGTTGCTTTCGATGGTGAATTCACTTCAGAAGCTATCGTCAAGTTTGTCAAGACCGAATCTTTGCCTTTGGTTATTGAATTCAACCACGAAAGCGCACAGAAGATCTTCGGCGGAGAGATCAAGAACCACTTGCTCATCTTCGTTGGCAAAAGCCACGCTGATGCCGAGAAAATCACCCAGGCTGCCCGTGATGTTGCCAAGCTCTTCAAGGGCAAG GTCTTGTTCGTCACAGTCGACACCGATGAGGATGATCACCAACGTATCCTCGAATTCTTCGGCATGAAGAAGAGCGAACTCCCCGCTATGCGTCTGATCCATTTGGAAGAGGAGATGACCAAATACAAGCCTTCTTCCGAGGAACTCACCTTGGACGCCATGAAGGACTTCGTTCAGGACTTTATCGATGGCAAAGTCAAGCCCCATTTGCTCTCTGAAGACATTCCGGAAGACTGGGATAAGACTCCCGTCAAAACCCTCGTTTCCAAGAACTTTGATTCCGTCGTTTTCAACAAGGATAAGGATGTTTTGGTCGAATTTTACGCTCCATg gtGCGGACACTGCAAGCAATTGGTCCCCATCTACGACGAACTTGGTGAGAAGTACAAGGACCATGAAAGCATTGTCATCGCCAAGATGGATTCAACAGCCAACGAATTGGAGCACACAAAGATCCAATCTTTCCCCACAATTAAGCTTTACCAGAAGGGAGACAACAAG GTTGTCGAGTATAATGGTGAGCGAACTTTGGCCGGCTTGAGCAAGTTCTTGGAAACCGGTGGTACTTATGGGCAGGCCGCTCCAGAGGAG GATGAGGAAGAGGAAGAGAAGGATGTTCCAGCCAAGGATGAATTATAA
- the LOC124329088 gene encoding protein disulfide-isomerase-like isoform X2, translating to MQRQQNFFWVAFIPGGKSPCFVSFSFRPATDFNVFLRSEQRQLSNNHSSRREIIATMKFLLLLAFAVLVRTDDIKKDQGVLVLEKDTFQSAITDNKFILVEFYAPWCGHCKALEPEYIKAAQKLRDINSDIQLGKVDATEQAELAEENKIRGYPTLKFYRDGKPSDYNGGRTADEIVNWLLKKTGPAAKAIATVDEAKEFASASDVAVLGLFKDLESDAAKQYLAAAQEVDDFRFAISADADVLKEYEVSSDAAVFLLKKVDDPKVAFDGEFTSEAIVKFVKTESLPLVIEFNHESAQKIFGGEIKNHLLIFVGKSHADAEKITQAARDVAKLFKGKVLFVTVDTDEDDHQRILEFFGMKKSELPAMRLIHLEEEMTKYKPSSEELTLDAMKDFVQDFIDGKVKPHLLSEDIPEDWDKTPVKTLVSKNFDSVVFNKDKDVLVEFYAPWCGHCKQLVPIYDELGEKYKDHESIVIAKMDSTANELEHTKIQSFPTIKLYQKGDNKVIPYTGARTLDGFVEFLEQSLKTPSTDEEEEEKDVPAKDEL from the exons ATGCAACGTCAGCAGAACTTTTTTTGGGTAGCCTTTATACCGGGAGGAAAGAGTCCGTGTTTCGTCTCTTTCAGTTTTAGACCGGCGACCGATTTCAACGTGTTCTTGAG ATCAGAGCAGCGCCAATTGTCAAATAATCATTCATCTAGACGAGAGATTATTGCCACAATGAAATTCCTTTTGCTGTTAGCGTTCGCCGTCTTGGTGAGGACTGATGACATCAAAAAAGACCAAGGAGTCCTGGTTTTAGAGAAAGACACCTTCCAGTCTGCTATTACTGACAACAAGTTCATCTTGGTTGAATTCT ATGCCCCATGGTGTGGTCACTGTAAAGCATTGGAGCCGGAGTACATCAAGGCCGCCCAGAAGCTGAGAGATATCAATTCTGACATTCAGTTGGGCAAAGTTGATGCAACTGAGCAAGCCGAACTCgctgaagaaaacaaaattcgcgGTTACCCCACTCTTAAATTCTACCGCGACGGAAAGCCTTCAGACTACAATG GCGGTCGTACGGCTGATGAAATCGTCAACTGGTTGCTTAAGAAAACTGGCCCTGCTGCCAAAGCTATTGCCACCGTTGATGAGGCCAAGGAGTTTGCTTCAGCCAGCGATGTTGCCGTTCTCGGTCTCTTCAAG GATCTTGAATCTGATGCCGCCAAGCAATACCTAGCCGCTGCTCAGGAAGTCGATGATTTCCGATTTGCCATCTCTGCTGATGCTGATGTCCTTAAGGAGTACGAAGTTTCTTCCGATGCTGCTGTCTTCCTCCTCAAGAAGGTCGATGATCCCAAAGTTGCTTTCGATGGTGAATTCACTTCAGAAGCTATCGTCAAGTTTGTCAAGACCGAATCTTTGCCTTTGGTTATTGAATTCAACCACGAAAGCGCACAGAAGATCTTCGGCGGAGAGATCAAGAACCACTTGCTCATCTTCGTTGGCAAAAGCCACGCTGATGCCGAGAAAATCACCCAGGCTGCCCGTGATGTTGCCAAGCTCTTCAAGGGCAAG GTCTTGTTCGTCACAGTCGACACCGATGAGGATGATCACCAACGTATCCTCGAATTCTTCGGCATGAAGAAGAGCGAACTCCCCGCTATGCGTCTGATCCATTTGGAAGAGGAGATGACCAAATACAAGCCTTCTTCCGAGGAACTCACCTTGGACGCCATGAAGGACTTCGTTCAGGACTTTATCGATGGCAAAGTCAAGCCCCATTTGCTCTCTGAAGACATTCCGGAAGACTGGGATAAGACTCCCGTCAAAACCCTCGTTTCCAAGAACTTTGATTCCGTCGTTTTCAACAAGGATAAGGATGTTTTGGTCGAATTTTACGCTCCATg gtGCGGACACTGCAAGCAATTGGTCCCCATCTACGACGAACTTGGTGAGAAGTACAAGGACCATGAAAGCATTGTCATCGCCAAGATGGATTCAACAGCCAACGAATTGGAGCACACAAAGATCCAATCTTTCCCCACAATTAAGCTTTACCAGAAGGGAGACAACAAG GTGATCCCTTACACGGGTGCACGCACTTTGGACGGCTTTGTAGAGTTTCTAGAGCAGAGTCTTAAGACACCATCCACA GATGAGGAAGAGGAAGAGAAGGATGTTCCAGCCAAGGATGAATTATAA
- the LOC124329143 gene encoding luc7-like protein 3 isoform X1, protein MASMAAQLLDELMGRNRNALPTDRTKELSYNDAEVCRYYMVRFCPHDLFHNTKADLGPCPNLHDEAVRQKYLNEAPSYTKTKFEDEFLKYCRSMLNEVERKIQKGEQRLAQSQLAKQEAGANPKSKAEEQIALLTDKISHLVKEAERLGFEGNIEQAQGLLKLSDQFKSEREALKKGEGLSFATELMLEKQMEVCKVCGAFLIVGDAPARLDDHMQGKQHVGYQKLRSAVDEITESREKARQDREMQRQKEAEDRRGRRHDDDSRRHHGKERESGSRKRSRSRSPKHRTSSHHSDRRDRGERSDRGRGEHDRHRDKDRGHSRDHRDRKRDDRPRDRDRSAHNGSKENGAGIQ, encoded by the exons atggcttcCATGGCTGCGCAACTTCTCGATGAATTAATGGGGCGAAATAGAAATGCCCTTCCAACAGATCGAACGAAAGAATTATCTTACAATGACGCTGAG GTGTGTAGGTACTATATGGTTAGGTTTTGCCCACATGATTTGTTCCATAACACGAAAGCAGATTTAGGTCCGTGTCCAAATCTTCATGACGAAGCTGTGAGACAGAAATACCTTAACGAGGCACCTTCATACACAAAGACAAAATTTGAGGATGAGTTTCTCAAGTACTGTCGATCTATGCTAAATGAAGTTGAGCGCAAAATTCAAAAGGGTGAACAACGACTAGCCCAATCACAATTGGCCAAACAAGAAGCTGGTGCTAATCCCAAATCTAAAGCAGAAGAACAGATTGCTTTGCTAACTGACAAGATTAGTCATCTGGTGAAGGAAGCTGAACGTCTAGGATTTGAAGGCAACATTGAACAAGCTCAAGGACTGTTGAAACTTAGTGACCAATTCAAGAGTGAACGAGAAGCTctaaagaaaggggaaggcCTTTCATTT GCAACAGAACTGATGctagaaaaacaaatggaaGTCTGCAAAGTCTGTGGtgcttttttaattgttgGTGATGCCCCAGCTCGACTTGATGATCACATGCAAGGAAAACAACACGTTGGTTACCAGAAACTGCGTTCGGCAGTAGACGAGATTACG GAGAGTCGCGAGAAGGCTCGCCAGGATCGAGAAATGCAACGTCAGAAAGAAGCTGAAGACCGACGCGGCCGGCGCCACGACGACGATTCACGACGTCATCATGGAAAAGAGCGCGAAAGTGGTAGCCGCAAGCGCTCTCGTTCCCGCTCCCCCAAACATCGCACCTCAAGTCACCACAGCGATCGACGGGATAGAGGCGAAAGGAGCGACCGCGGTCGAGGCGAGCACGATCGCCACCGAGATAAAGATCGGGG TCATAGCAGAGATCACCGAGACAGAAAGCGAGACGATAGACCGCGCGATCGAGATCGCTCAGCACACAACG GTTCAAAGGAAAATGGGGCAGGGATTCAATAG
- the LOC124329143 gene encoding luc7-like protein 3 isoform X2 — protein MASMAAQLLDELMGRNRNALPTDRTKELSYNDAEVCRYYMVRFCPHDLFHNTKADLGPCPNLHDEAVRQKYLNEAPSYTKTKFEDEFLKYCRSMLNEVERKIQKGEQRLAQSQLAKQEAGANPKSKAEEQIALLTDKISHLVKEAERLGFEGNIEQAQGLLKLSDQFKSEREALKKGEGLSFATELMLEKQMEVCKVCGAFLIVGDAPARLDDHMQGKQHVGYQKLRSAVDEITEIGRPLNGFLMLALPSHTHTHTLWVSFLFVTPTCVCVFVNVVEMVISAF, from the exons atggcttcCATGGCTGCGCAACTTCTCGATGAATTAATGGGGCGAAATAGAAATGCCCTTCCAACAGATCGAACGAAAGAATTATCTTACAATGACGCTGAG GTGTGTAGGTACTATATGGTTAGGTTTTGCCCACATGATTTGTTCCATAACACGAAAGCAGATTTAGGTCCGTGTCCAAATCTTCATGACGAAGCTGTGAGACAGAAATACCTTAACGAGGCACCTTCATACACAAAGACAAAATTTGAGGATGAGTTTCTCAAGTACTGTCGATCTATGCTAAATGAAGTTGAGCGCAAAATTCAAAAGGGTGAACAACGACTAGCCCAATCACAATTGGCCAAACAAGAAGCTGGTGCTAATCCCAAATCTAAAGCAGAAGAACAGATTGCTTTGCTAACTGACAAGATTAGTCATCTGGTGAAGGAAGCTGAACGTCTAGGATTTGAAGGCAACATTGAACAAGCTCAAGGACTGTTGAAACTTAGTGACCAATTCAAGAGTGAACGAGAAGCTctaaagaaaggggaaggcCTTTCATTT GCAACAGAACTGATGctagaaaaacaaatggaaGTCTGCAAAGTCTGTGGtgcttttttaattgttgGTGATGCCCCAGCTCGACTTGATGATCACATGCAAGGAAAACAACACGTTGGTTACCAGAAACTGCGTTCGGCAGTAGACGAGATTACG GAGA TCGGAAGACCGCTTAATGGATTTTTGATGCTCGCCCTTccatcccacacacacacacacacactgtgggTGTCTTTTCTATTTGTGACtccgacttgtgtgtgtgtttttgtcaACGTCGTGGAAATGGTCATATCCGCTTTTTAA